In Cryptomeria japonica chromosome 10, Sugi_1.0, whole genome shotgun sequence, a genomic segment contains:
- the LOC131859497 gene encoding putative UPF0481 protein At3g02645, producing MLEEVELTTRVAGLLPMAENSKKQAGKEWEIEVADSEQRYSWFDDVKGRFEFHRTEDDKPRKLSCVSINKVPMYLKDLNRGAYLPRVVSFGLFHHRMSQPLSEIELHKVEAVNRSAERLPPNQQHARFLVEKVQSLLPEITANYEGKAECEEEILAWLFTLDGCFILETLRLLSDESQRNLNGDSQWNLDPVFNRNRVRSIQFDILTDLLLLENQVPIILLLGLLEMENNCTEEKARIELLRMICDGIIALVHPFSYSLQPKTGEQPTEHKEREAKLKEALQLKYKNMKEYNHILGFFHDFIVNESESTHEGEKAGDVHITLQEDRHHHYLRDLHRHRTAHKPKNESHYQYLMASATELHNNGMKFKSYERVPSAMSLRFDKQKKTLFLPVIWVSDATDLIFRNLMAVDVCQEKELTIISEYVFLMNSLIQSEEDVALLRKKGIIQSSIGTDEEASELFTGLCKGVNFTFADEDKFMGLKVAVNEWYKNRTLVRINDFMQKNPKLVKIFTLFWGVVLVLVAAAPSSVQIIKQF from the exons ATGCTGGAGGAGGTCGAGCTCACAACTAG GGTTGCTGGACTGTTACCAATGGCGGAAAATAGCAAGAAACAGGCTGGGAAAGAGTGGGAAATAGAGGTAGCAGATTCAGAACAACGCTACTCATGGTTCGATGATGTGAAGGGCAGGTTTGAATTTCACAGGACCGAAGACGATAAGCCAAGAAAGCTTTCTTGCGTGTCCATAAACAAAGTGCCTATGTATCTCAAGGACTTAAACAGAGGTGCCTATCTGCCTCGGGTGGTCTCTTTTGGCCTTTTCCATCACAGGATGTCTCAACCACTCTCTGAAATAGAGTTACACAAAGTAGAGGCCGTAAATCGATCAGCTGAAAGGCTCCCACCAAACCAGCAGCACGCACGCTTTCTAGTGGAAAAAGTGCAGAGCTTGCTTCCAGAAATTACAGCAAACTACGAAGGAAAAGCAGAGTGTGAGGAAGAAATTCTTGCGTGGCTCTTCACTCTGGACGGATGCTTCATTCTAGAGACTCTCAGGCTACTCAGTGATGAATCACAAAGGAATCTCAACGGCGATTCACAATGGAACCTGGATCCTGTTTTTAACAGAAACAGGGTCCGTTCTATTCAATTCGATATCCTAACTGATCTTCTGTTGCTTGAAAATCAGGTCCCCATAATCCTTCTCCTTGGGCTATTGGAAATGGAGAACAATTGCACTGAAGAAAAGGCGAGGATAGAGCTGCTTAGAATGATATGCGATGGTATAATTGCCTTGGTTCACCCTTTCTCATATTCTCTGCAGCCAAAAACAGGGGAGCAACCTACAGAGCACAAAGAACGCGAGGCAAAATTGAAAGAAGCCCTGCAGTTGAAGTACAAAAATATGAAGGAATACAACCACATTTTGggattttttcatgatttcattGTGAATGAGTCCGAGAGTACCCATGAAGGAGAAAAGGCAGGGGATGTTCATATTACACTTCAAGAAGACCGCCATCATCATTATCTTCGTGATCTTCATCGTCATAGAACAGCTCATAAACCTAAGAACGAGTCTCATTATCAATACCTCATGGCTTCTGCAACAGAGTTACACAATAATGGGATGAAGTTTAAGTCGTACGAGAGAGTTCCGTCCGCCATGTCCCTCCGTTTCGACAAACAGAAAAAGACTTTGTTTCTCCCTGTGATATGGGTTTCTGATGCTACAGATTTGATCTTCAGGAACCTGATGGCTGTGGACGTCTGCCAAGAAAAAGAGCTCACCATTATTTCAGAGTATGTGTTTCTAATGAATAGTTTGATCCAGTCTGAGGAGGACGTGGCTTTGCTGAGGAAGAAGGGAATAATTCAGAGCTCCATTGGAACTGATGAGGAAGCGAGTGAGCTGTTCACTGGTCTTTGCAAAGGGGTTAACTTCACTTTCGCTGATGAAGATAAGTTTATGGGTTTGAAGGTTGCTGTCAACGAATGGTACAAAAACCGAACTCTGGTGAGAATTAAT